From the genome of Enoplosus armatus isolate fEnoArm2 chromosome 21, fEnoArm2.hap1, whole genome shotgun sequence, one region includes:
- the abhd10b gene encoding abhydrolase domain containing 10, depalmitoylase b has protein sequence MAAVALRSCRRGLSQILSNGGLAALSSKRLEGDRRHKSTVQYASRPDLPKLAYRRVKGKSPGVVFLPGYGSNMNGQKAESLEEFCRSLGHSYLRFDYTGHGASEGVLAEGTIGTWKKDVLFVLDELAEGPQILVGSSIGGWLMLLAAIARPEKIAALVGISTAADHIVTSFNSLPLETRKEFEEKGEWTVPTKHSEEGLYKFNMDFLREAENHCVLQSPIPITCPVRLIHGLKDEDVPWHISMQVAERVLSPDVDVILRRHGQHRMSDKDDIKLMVYTIDDLIDKLTTLV, from the exons ATGGCAGCCGTCGCGCTGAGGTCCTGCCGCAGAGGACTTTCACAGATATTGAGTAATGGAGGGCTCGCAGCTTTGTCTTCAAAGCGTCTCGAAG gagacagaagacacaAGTCCACAGTTCAGTATGCTTCAAGACCAGACCTTCCAAAGCTGGCCTACAGAAGAGTGAAGGGGAAGAGCCCAGGTGTGGTCTTTCTCCCAGGTTATGGCTCCAACATGAATGGGCAGAAAGCTGAGTCACTGGAGGAGTTCTGCAGGTCACTAGGCCACTCATACCTTAG GTTTGACTACACAGGACATGGGGCCTCCGAGGGGGTGCTAGCAGAAGGAACTATTGGTACCTGGAAAAAAGATGTCCTTTTTGTGTTGGATGAGTTAGCAGAGGGACCACAG ATACTGGTGGGTTCTAGTATAGGCGGTTGGCTCATGCTGCTGGCAGCCATTGCAAGACCAGAGAAGATTGCAGCACTGGTGGGCATCTCCACCGCTGCTGATCACATTGTCACATCATTCAACTCTCTTCCTCTGGAG ACACGCAAGGAGTTTGAGGAGAAAGGGGAGTGGACAGTGCCCACCAAACACTCAGAGGAGGGTCTTTACAAGTTTAACATGGACTTTCTGCGCGAGGCAGAAAATCACTGTGTGCTCCAGAGTCCCATCCCCATCACCTGTCCCGTGCGGCTCATTCATGGGCTCAAAGATGAGGACGTCCCCTGGCACATCTCCATGCAGGTTGCAGAGCGCGTCCTCAGCCCTGATGTGGATGTCATCCTTCGGCGACATGGCCAGCACCGCATGTCTGACAAGGACGACATCAAGCTCATGGTCTACACTATTGACGATCTCATAGACAAGCTGACCACTTTGGTCTGA
- the ythdf3 gene encoding YTH domain-containing family protein 3 isoform X2, with product MSATTVDQRPKGQGNKVQNGSMHQKDGVNDDDFEPYLSGQTNQVTSYNESNSYPPMSDPYMPSYYAPSIGFPYSLGEAAWSTAGDPPMPYLTTYGQMSNGEPHFIPDGVFSQPGALGNTPPFLGQHGFNFFPGNADFSTWGTSVSQGQSTQTSVYSNSYGYAPSSLGRAIADGQAGFGSDTQLSKVPVLNSIEQGMTGLKLGTDMVAAVTKTVGSPLGTTGMSSMAANSLPPSVSSSAPKPASWAAIAKKPAKPQPKVKPKANMGMGGGATIPPPPIKHNMNIGTWDDKGSLNKPPLAQTMMPPQPMHQHQHQHQPFQLQSLQSPQHPHPLPPGPPHLHLTSQPGPPQHLHQQQPQQPGPPPNRWVAPRNRGEGFGLGGGVPLSASPCSGEVHPVLEKLRALNNYNPKDFDWNLKNGRVFIIKSYSEDDIHRSIKYSIWCSTEHGNKRLDGAYRSLGNKGPLYLLFSVNGSGHFCGVAEMRSPVDYNAYAGVWSQDKWKGKFEVKWAFIKDVPNNQLRHIRLENNDNKPVTNSRDTQEVPLEKAKQVLKIIATYKHTTSIFDDFAHYEKRQEEEEALRKERNRNKQ from the exons ATGTCTGCGACCACAGTCGATCAG AGACCTAAAGGACAAGGAAATAAAG TGCAAAACGGATCAATGCATCAAAAGGATGGtgtgaatgatgatgattttgagCCTTACCTGAGCGGCCAGACAAATCAGGTAACGTCCTACAATGAG AGTAACAGCTATCCACCAATGTCTGACCCCTACATGCCCAGCTACTATGCTCCATCCATTGGTTTCCCTTACTCTCTTGGAGAGGCTGCTTGGTCCACAGCAGGAGACCCTCCGATGCCCTACCTAACTACCTATGGACAGATGAGCAATGGCGAGCCGCACTTCATCCCTGATGGTGTGTTCAGCCAGCCAGGTGCCCTGGGGAACACCCCTCCCTTCCTGGGCCAGCATGGCTTCAATTTCTTTCCTGGCAATGCGGACTTTTCCACCTGGGGTACCAGTGTCTCTCAGGGTCAGTCCACGCAGACCTCAGTCTACAGTAACAGCTATGGGTACGCCCCCAGCTCGCTGGGTCGGGCCATCGCGGACGGACAGGCAGGCTTTGGAAGTGATACCCAGCTTAGTAAAGTCCCGGTGCTGAACAGCATTGAGCAGGGTATGACAGGGTTAAAACTGGGTACGGACATGGTGGCAGCTGTCACCAAAACTGTAGGCTCCCCCCTAGGCACCACAGGTATGAGCAGTATGGCAGCCAATagcctccctccatctgtcagCTCGTCCGCACCTAAACCTGCCTCCTGGGCAGCCATTGCCAAGAAGCCGGCCAAACCACAGCCCAAGGTCAAACCCAAAGCCAACATGGGAATGGGGGGAGGCGCCACCATTCCCCCACCCCCAATAAAGCACAATATGAACATTGGTACTTGGGATGATAAGGGCTCTCTGAACAAGCCCCCATTAGCTCAGACTATGATGCCCCCGCAGCCTATG caccaacaccaacaccaacaccagcCCTTCCAGCTCCAGTCTCTCCAGTCCCCCCAACACCCCCATCCTCTGCCCCCTGGCCCCCCACACCTGCACCTCACCTCTCAACCTGGCCCCCCACAGCACCTTCATCAGCAACAACCCCAGCAGCCTGGTCCACCCCCCAACCGTTGGGTGGCTCCCAGGAACCGGGGTGAGGGCTTTGGTCTGGGTGGGGGAGTCCCACTGAGTGCCTCCCCTTGCTCTGGAGAGGTGCACCCCGTGCTGGAGAAACTCCGTGCCCTCAACAACTACAACCCCAAAGACTTTGACTGGAACTTGAAAAATGGACGTGTTTTCATTATCAAGAGCTATTCAGAAGATGACATCCACCGCTCAATCAAGTACTCTATCTGGTGCAGTACAGAACATGGCAACAAGCGCCTGGATGGCGCCTACCGCTCACTGGGAAACAAGGGGCCCCTGTACCTGTTGTTTAGCGTCAACGGCAGTGGGCACTTCTGTGGCGTGGCTGAGATGCGCTCACCGGTGGACTACAATGCCTATGCAGGCGTCTGGTCTCAGGACAAGTGGAAGGGCAAGTTTGAGGTGAAGTGGGCTTTCATCAAAGACGTGCCCAACAACCAGCTGCGACACATCCGGCTGGAGAACAATGACAACAAGCCAGTGACCAACTCCAGGGACACTCAGGAAGTGCCTCTGGAGAAGGCCAAACAAGTGCTTAAAATTATCGCCACTTACAAGCATACCACCTCAATCTTTGATGACTTTGCACATTATGAGAAACgtcaggaagaggaggaggctctGAGGAAG GAGCGCAATAGAAATAAACAGTAA
- the ythdf3 gene encoding YTH domain-containing family protein 3 isoform X1 has product MSATTVDQRPKGQGNKVQNGSMHQKDGVNDDDFEPYLSGQTNQSNSYPPMSDPYMPSYYAPSIGFPYSLGEAAWSTAGDPPMPYLTTYGQMSNGEPHFIPDGVFSQPGALGNTPPFLGQHGFNFFPGNADFSTWGTSVSQGQSTQTSVYSNSYGYAPSSLGRAIADGQAGFGSDTQLSKVPVLNSIEQGMTGLKLGTDMVAAVTKTVGSPLGTTGMSSMAANSLPPSVSSSAPKPASWAAIAKKPAKPQPKVKPKANMGMGGGATIPPPPIKHNMNIGTWDDKGSLNKPPLAQTMMPPQPMVQQPLLAQHQPLLQNPLPPQPQHQHQHQPQHQHQHQHQHQHQHQHQHQHQHQPFQLQSLQSPQHPHPLPPGPPHLHLTSQPGPPQHLHQQQPQQPGPPPNRWVAPRNRGEGFGLGGGVPLSASPCSGEVHPVLEKLRALNNYNPKDFDWNLKNGRVFIIKSYSEDDIHRSIKYSIWCSTEHGNKRLDGAYRSLGNKGPLYLLFSVNGSGHFCGVAEMRSPVDYNAYAGVWSQDKWKGKFEVKWAFIKDVPNNQLRHIRLENNDNKPVTNSRDTQEVPLEKAKQVLKIIATYKHTTSIFDDFAHYEKRQEEEEALRKERNRNKQ; this is encoded by the exons ATGTCTGCGACCACAGTCGATCAG AGACCTAAAGGACAAGGAAATAAAG TGCAAAACGGATCAATGCATCAAAAGGATGGtgtgaatgatgatgattttgagCCTTACCTGAGCGGCCAGACAAATCAG AGTAACAGCTATCCACCAATGTCTGACCCCTACATGCCCAGCTACTATGCTCCATCCATTGGTTTCCCTTACTCTCTTGGAGAGGCTGCTTGGTCCACAGCAGGAGACCCTCCGATGCCCTACCTAACTACCTATGGACAGATGAGCAATGGCGAGCCGCACTTCATCCCTGATGGTGTGTTCAGCCAGCCAGGTGCCCTGGGGAACACCCCTCCCTTCCTGGGCCAGCATGGCTTCAATTTCTTTCCTGGCAATGCGGACTTTTCCACCTGGGGTACCAGTGTCTCTCAGGGTCAGTCCACGCAGACCTCAGTCTACAGTAACAGCTATGGGTACGCCCCCAGCTCGCTGGGTCGGGCCATCGCGGACGGACAGGCAGGCTTTGGAAGTGATACCCAGCTTAGTAAAGTCCCGGTGCTGAACAGCATTGAGCAGGGTATGACAGGGTTAAAACTGGGTACGGACATGGTGGCAGCTGTCACCAAAACTGTAGGCTCCCCCCTAGGCACCACAGGTATGAGCAGTATGGCAGCCAATagcctccctccatctgtcagCTCGTCCGCACCTAAACCTGCCTCCTGGGCAGCCATTGCCAAGAAGCCGGCCAAACCACAGCCCAAGGTCAAACCCAAAGCCAACATGGGAATGGGGGGAGGCGCCACCATTCCCCCACCCCCAATAAAGCACAATATGAACATTGGTACTTGGGATGATAAGGGCTCTCTGAACAAGCCCCCATTAGCTCAGACTATGATGCCCCCGCAGCCTATGGTGCAGCAGCCTCTCCTAGCTCAGCACCAGCCCTTACTGCAGAACCCGTTGCCCCCCCAGCctcaacaccaacaccaacaccagccccaacatcaacaccaacatcaacaccaacaccaacaccaacatcagcaccaacaccaacaccaacaccagcCCTTCCAGCTCCAGTCTCTCCAGTCCCCCCAACACCCCCATCCTCTGCCCCCTGGCCCCCCACACCTGCACCTCACCTCTCAACCTGGCCCCCCACAGCACCTTCATCAGCAACAACCCCAGCAGCCTGGTCCACCCCCCAACCGTTGGGTGGCTCCCAGGAACCGGGGTGAGGGCTTTGGTCTGGGTGGGGGAGTCCCACTGAGTGCCTCCCCTTGCTCTGGAGAGGTGCACCCCGTGCTGGAGAAACTCCGTGCCCTCAACAACTACAACCCCAAAGACTTTGACTGGAACTTGAAAAATGGACGTGTTTTCATTATCAAGAGCTATTCAGAAGATGACATCCACCGCTCAATCAAGTACTCTATCTGGTGCAGTACAGAACATGGCAACAAGCGCCTGGATGGCGCCTACCGCTCACTGGGAAACAAGGGGCCCCTGTACCTGTTGTTTAGCGTCAACGGCAGTGGGCACTTCTGTGGCGTGGCTGAGATGCGCTCACCGGTGGACTACAATGCCTATGCAGGCGTCTGGTCTCAGGACAAGTGGAAGGGCAAGTTTGAGGTGAAGTGGGCTTTCATCAAAGACGTGCCCAACAACCAGCTGCGACACATCCGGCTGGAGAACAATGACAACAAGCCAGTGACCAACTCCAGGGACACTCAGGAAGTGCCTCTGGAGAAGGCCAAACAAGTGCTTAAAATTATCGCCACTTACAAGCATACCACCTCAATCTTTGATGACTTTGCACATTATGAGAAACgtcaggaagaggaggaggctctGAGGAAG GAGCGCAATAGAAATAAACAGTAA
- the ythdf3 gene encoding YTH domain-containing family protein 3 isoform X4 — MSATTVDQRPKGQGNKVQNGSMHQKDGVNDDDFEPYLSGQTNQSNSYPPMSDPYMPSYYAPSIGFPYSLGEAAWSTAGDPPMPYLTTYGQMSNGEPHFIPDGVFSQPGALGNTPPFLGQHGFNFFPGNADFSTWGTSVSQGQSTQTSVYSNSYGYAPSSLGRAIADGQAGFGSDTQLSKVPVLNSIEQGMTGLKLGTDMVAAVTKTVGSPLGTTGMSSMAANSLPPSVSSSAPKPASWAAIAKKPAKPQPKVKPKANMGMGGGATIPPPPIKHNMNIGTWDDKGSLNKPPLAQTMMPPQPMSPQHPHPLPPGPPHLHLTSQPGPPQHLHQQQPQQPGPPPNRWVAPRNRGEGFGLGGGVPLSASPCSGEVHPVLEKLRALNNYNPKDFDWNLKNGRVFIIKSYSEDDIHRSIKYSIWCSTEHGNKRLDGAYRSLGNKGPLYLLFSVNGSGHFCGVAEMRSPVDYNAYAGVWSQDKWKGKFEVKWAFIKDVPNNQLRHIRLENNDNKPVTNSRDTQEVPLEKAKQVLKIIATYKHTTSIFDDFAHYEKRQEEEEALRKERNRNKQ; from the exons ATGTCTGCGACCACAGTCGATCAG AGACCTAAAGGACAAGGAAATAAAG TGCAAAACGGATCAATGCATCAAAAGGATGGtgtgaatgatgatgattttgagCCTTACCTGAGCGGCCAGACAAATCAG AGTAACAGCTATCCACCAATGTCTGACCCCTACATGCCCAGCTACTATGCTCCATCCATTGGTTTCCCTTACTCTCTTGGAGAGGCTGCTTGGTCCACAGCAGGAGACCCTCCGATGCCCTACCTAACTACCTATGGACAGATGAGCAATGGCGAGCCGCACTTCATCCCTGATGGTGTGTTCAGCCAGCCAGGTGCCCTGGGGAACACCCCTCCCTTCCTGGGCCAGCATGGCTTCAATTTCTTTCCTGGCAATGCGGACTTTTCCACCTGGGGTACCAGTGTCTCTCAGGGTCAGTCCACGCAGACCTCAGTCTACAGTAACAGCTATGGGTACGCCCCCAGCTCGCTGGGTCGGGCCATCGCGGACGGACAGGCAGGCTTTGGAAGTGATACCCAGCTTAGTAAAGTCCCGGTGCTGAACAGCATTGAGCAGGGTATGACAGGGTTAAAACTGGGTACGGACATGGTGGCAGCTGTCACCAAAACTGTAGGCTCCCCCCTAGGCACCACAGGTATGAGCAGTATGGCAGCCAATagcctccctccatctgtcagCTCGTCCGCACCTAAACCTGCCTCCTGGGCAGCCATTGCCAAGAAGCCGGCCAAACCACAGCCCAAGGTCAAACCCAAAGCCAACATGGGAATGGGGGGAGGCGCCACCATTCCCCCACCCCCAATAAAGCACAATATGAACATTGGTACTTGGGATGATAAGGGCTCTCTGAACAAGCCCCCATTAGCTCAGACTATGATGCCCCCGCAGCCTATG TCCCCCCAACACCCCCATCCTCTGCCCCCTGGCCCCCCACACCTGCACCTCACCTCTCAACCTGGCCCCCCACAGCACCTTCATCAGCAACAACCCCAGCAGCCTGGTCCACCCCCCAACCGTTGGGTGGCTCCCAGGAACCGGGGTGAGGGCTTTGGTCTGGGTGGGGGAGTCCCACTGAGTGCCTCCCCTTGCTCTGGAGAGGTGCACCCCGTGCTGGAGAAACTCCGTGCCCTCAACAACTACAACCCCAAAGACTTTGACTGGAACTTGAAAAATGGACGTGTTTTCATTATCAAGAGCTATTCAGAAGATGACATCCACCGCTCAATCAAGTACTCTATCTGGTGCAGTACAGAACATGGCAACAAGCGCCTGGATGGCGCCTACCGCTCACTGGGAAACAAGGGGCCCCTGTACCTGTTGTTTAGCGTCAACGGCAGTGGGCACTTCTGTGGCGTGGCTGAGATGCGCTCACCGGTGGACTACAATGCCTATGCAGGCGTCTGGTCTCAGGACAAGTGGAAGGGCAAGTTTGAGGTGAAGTGGGCTTTCATCAAAGACGTGCCCAACAACCAGCTGCGACACATCCGGCTGGAGAACAATGACAACAAGCCAGTGACCAACTCCAGGGACACTCAGGAAGTGCCTCTGGAGAAGGCCAAACAAGTGCTTAAAATTATCGCCACTTACAAGCATACCACCTCAATCTTTGATGACTTTGCACATTATGAGAAACgtcaggaagaggaggaggctctGAGGAAG GAGCGCAATAGAAATAAACAGTAA
- the ythdf3 gene encoding YTH domain-containing family protein 3 isoform X3, protein MSATTVDQRPKGQGNKVQNGSMHQKDGVNDDDFEPYLSGQTNQSNSYPPMSDPYMPSYYAPSIGFPYSLGEAAWSTAGDPPMPYLTTYGQMSNGEPHFIPDGVFSQPGALGNTPPFLGQHGFNFFPGNADFSTWGTSVSQGQSTQTSVYSNSYGYAPSSLGRAIADGQAGFGSDTQLSKVPVLNSIEQGMTGLKLGTDMVAAVTKTVGSPLGTTGMSSMAANSLPPSVSSSAPKPASWAAIAKKPAKPQPKVKPKANMGMGGGATIPPPPIKHNMNIGTWDDKGSLNKPPLAQTMMPPQPMVQQPLLAQHQPLLQNPLPPQPQHQHQHQPQQHLHQQQPQQPGPPPNRWVAPRNRGEGFGLGGGVPLSASPCSGEVHPVLEKLRALNNYNPKDFDWNLKNGRVFIIKSYSEDDIHRSIKYSIWCSTEHGNKRLDGAYRSLGNKGPLYLLFSVNGSGHFCGVAEMRSPVDYNAYAGVWSQDKWKGKFEVKWAFIKDVPNNQLRHIRLENNDNKPVTNSRDTQEVPLEKAKQVLKIIATYKHTTSIFDDFAHYEKRQEEEEALRKERNRNKQ, encoded by the exons ATGTCTGCGACCACAGTCGATCAG AGACCTAAAGGACAAGGAAATAAAG TGCAAAACGGATCAATGCATCAAAAGGATGGtgtgaatgatgatgattttgagCCTTACCTGAGCGGCCAGACAAATCAG AGTAACAGCTATCCACCAATGTCTGACCCCTACATGCCCAGCTACTATGCTCCATCCATTGGTTTCCCTTACTCTCTTGGAGAGGCTGCTTGGTCCACAGCAGGAGACCCTCCGATGCCCTACCTAACTACCTATGGACAGATGAGCAATGGCGAGCCGCACTTCATCCCTGATGGTGTGTTCAGCCAGCCAGGTGCCCTGGGGAACACCCCTCCCTTCCTGGGCCAGCATGGCTTCAATTTCTTTCCTGGCAATGCGGACTTTTCCACCTGGGGTACCAGTGTCTCTCAGGGTCAGTCCACGCAGACCTCAGTCTACAGTAACAGCTATGGGTACGCCCCCAGCTCGCTGGGTCGGGCCATCGCGGACGGACAGGCAGGCTTTGGAAGTGATACCCAGCTTAGTAAAGTCCCGGTGCTGAACAGCATTGAGCAGGGTATGACAGGGTTAAAACTGGGTACGGACATGGTGGCAGCTGTCACCAAAACTGTAGGCTCCCCCCTAGGCACCACAGGTATGAGCAGTATGGCAGCCAATagcctccctccatctgtcagCTCGTCCGCACCTAAACCTGCCTCCTGGGCAGCCATTGCCAAGAAGCCGGCCAAACCACAGCCCAAGGTCAAACCCAAAGCCAACATGGGAATGGGGGGAGGCGCCACCATTCCCCCACCCCCAATAAAGCACAATATGAACATTGGTACTTGGGATGATAAGGGCTCTCTGAACAAGCCCCCATTAGCTCAGACTATGATGCCCCCGCAGCCTATGGTGCAGCAGCCTCTCCTAGCTCAGCACCAGCCCTTACTGCAGAACCCGTTGCCCCCCCAGCctcaacaccaacaccaacaccagccccaac AGCACCTTCATCAGCAACAACCCCAGCAGCCTGGTCCACCCCCCAACCGTTGGGTGGCTCCCAGGAACCGGGGTGAGGGCTTTGGTCTGGGTGGGGGAGTCCCACTGAGTGCCTCCCCTTGCTCTGGAGAGGTGCACCCCGTGCTGGAGAAACTCCGTGCCCTCAACAACTACAACCCCAAAGACTTTGACTGGAACTTGAAAAATGGACGTGTTTTCATTATCAAGAGCTATTCAGAAGATGACATCCACCGCTCAATCAAGTACTCTATCTGGTGCAGTACAGAACATGGCAACAAGCGCCTGGATGGCGCCTACCGCTCACTGGGAAACAAGGGGCCCCTGTACCTGTTGTTTAGCGTCAACGGCAGTGGGCACTTCTGTGGCGTGGCTGAGATGCGCTCACCGGTGGACTACAATGCCTATGCAGGCGTCTGGTCTCAGGACAAGTGGAAGGGCAAGTTTGAGGTGAAGTGGGCTTTCATCAAAGACGTGCCCAACAACCAGCTGCGACACATCCGGCTGGAGAACAATGACAACAAGCCAGTGACCAACTCCAGGGACACTCAGGAAGTGCCTCTGGAGAAGGCCAAACAAGTGCTTAAAATTATCGCCACTTACAAGCATACCACCTCAATCTTTGATGACTTTGCACATTATGAGAAACgtcaggaagaggaggaggctctGAGGAAG GAGCGCAATAGAAATAAACAGTAA